A window of Drosophila sulfurigaster albostrigata strain 15112-1811.04 chromosome X, ASM2355843v2, whole genome shotgun sequence genomic DNA:
TCTCGACTGCTGGAGACCCTTCGATTTGGAAGCAAAGTCATGCTGCCCTTAACTACTACAGATCCTGAGAGCCTTTATACTGTTATAAGAGTATGAAAAATCACACTAATTTGGATTGCTAAAGACCCTTTGTCTCTAAATACTAGAGATCCTGAGAgcctttatatttttaaacctAAATCAGAGTAGGAAAAAACACGCTACTTTTGACTGAAAGAAACCCTTTCGCACTGCTGTAAAGCCAAAAATTCATGCTACTCTCGACTGCTGAAGACCCTTTGTATTGAAATATAAGTAAAGTCATGCTTCCTTTAACAACTGGAGAGCCTTCAGTACGAGAAAAACAGTTCTTTTGACTGCAAGAGACCTTGCCTACGTAAATTTAGGTTTAGATACATAGATCCGCCTGCCCCTAAGAGGAATGGAGAATAGACCAatggaggtccgtagctgtaccggtaaGGTTATCACACAAGTTCTAGAATAAACCTGACAATTCTAGCGCCTAGTCTAACGAATGTGAATGAGTCAGAGCATGTGTCTGTATAGGAATTAGAGTGAGAAAGCGAACACAAATCTTGAGGATTAGACGAGCGATTGACAAAAACTCGAAGTGCAATAAACCTCAAGCCGCAAAGAGGAACAAGAAAGCAGTTGAGCACTTTAGACAACAGAAGAGAAGAGTGTTATAAAGACTATCCAAAGTGTTCTACATCGATCTACATTAAAATAGATTACATGGGTTACGTTTACGAGGAACAAGAGAGCAGTTGAAAACCTTAGACAACAGAACAAGAGAACTATGAAGACTATCCTAATGTGCCAGTTGATAGATCTTTTctatgttttcttttaatgtcCAAATATTAGTACATCtacattaaaatacttttctgGTTACTTTTACGAGTATATCCCTCTTTGAGTTTattgagctgagctgctgtGTTGGGTGAGGGCGGGAGTTCGCTTATAGATTATGTTACAAATTTAGCAGATACATGCAATAAGTCTAGGTGGGAGCTTGGGATTTGGGATCGAGGACAATAGACAGTGAACAGGAGACAgaagacagcagcagctgttagAGCTCCTCGAAGAAAGCGACTCGCGCCTTTGTTGAACCGGACTTGAGCTTCTTGAGCGTGGAGTATTTGTTCTCGCCGGCCTTAATCTGCGCCTCGCTGAGTATGTCCAGGTTGCTCTGGTTCTCCTCGATCTTGTGCGGCGCTATCTCGCTGCGCAGTGTCTGCAATTGATTCTGCACCTGCTTCTTGGACTTGCGCAAATACTCCAAATGGCTGCGCTCCATTTCGTTGGTGATCTGCTCCATTTCGTTGTCCGTGAGTATGAACTCCTTGGGCTCAAAATCATCCGAAATCCCACTGGAATTATCCCCCAGCGCCGACGCATAATGCGAGGCAGTTGTCGTCAATTCAGCGCCGCCCGCCGTTTCCATATCGTTGGTGGAACTGCTCGTGGTCAACGATGGCGTGCTAATCGCCGCAATGCTGCTGGACACCGTATTCACGTTGGCATGCTGGGACACTGTCGAAGCGGTTAAGAGGCTGTCAGTGGAGGATTTGCGACCGCTGTTGAGGAAGTTGAGGAGGCGAGCGGTTGCTTCACGCTCAGCCATCTTGGCACAGATTAGCTCCTTTTTTCAGTTTCTCCGTTTCGGCCTCGCGTTTGTCATTCTCGACGGTCAGTTGGAGCACATAGAAGTCCGCATCGCGTATTTTCTTCTCGAGATCGTGCTTCTCGCGCTCCACCTTCAGCTGGCGTTCCCGCAAGCGATCCATTTCCGTCTTGAAATGATTCGCCTTGCACTCGGTCAGCTGCATTTGCTCCTCGTTGACGCGACTCTTCTCAAAGTACAGCTCCTTGGTTTCCTCCGAGCGTCTCTGCAAAGCGTACAccaattagaaaaaaaaaaaaagagtcgcTGATAGATAGAAGCGTAACTCACCAGCGCATCGTTGGCCATACGCATCTCGTCCTGCAGATGATCCAGCCGCTTCTCCAGCTCGTAGCGTTCGTGTTCGGCTTTCTCCCGCAGCTTCTTCTCCCTGATGAATTTCTTGCGCTCGATCTGTCTGCGTTGCTTCTCCTCTTTGGCCTGTGCCTTCATCTGCTGTATCTCCATGGTGTCCGGCTTGCGGCGACGCATATACAAATCGTGATTGCCCTTGCACAGATCGAGTATctaaacgaaaagaaaacgaaaggaaaggaaagttTAAAGACTACTCAACTGATATTTGATCGTCTGCTTACCATCTTGTTAATGTGCAAGTCCTGCGAGTAGAATATAAAGTTGGACACCTTGGCATCCACCAGACGTATCGTGAATTTCTTATCAT
This region includes:
- the LOC133848614 gene encoding LOW QUALITY PROTEIN: moesin/ezrin/radixin homolog 2 (The sequence of the model RefSeq protein was modified relative to this genomic sequence to represent the inferred CDS: deleted 1 base in 1 codon), with translation MMSPFGSKKNRSLPVRVSTFDSELEFELEPRATGQELFDLVCRTIGLRESWYFGLQYVDTRNNVSWLKMDKKVKDQRVELQASNSIYVFSFYAKFFPENVSEELIQEITQHLFFLQVKQSILSMDIYCRPEASVLLASYAVHVQYGPYDYESYKDGMLAGGELLPKGVTDQYQMTPEMWEERIKTWYMDHEPMTRDEVEMEYLKIAQDLDMYGVNYFPITNKNKTKLWLGVTAVGLNIYDERDKLTPKTTFQWNEIRHVSFDDKKFTIRLVDAKVSNFIFYSQDLHINKMILDLCKGNHDLYMRRRKPDTMEIQQMKAQAKEEKQRRQIERKKFIREKKLREKAEHERYELEKRLDHLQDEMRMANDALRRSEETKELYFEKSRVNEEQMQLTECKANHFKTEMDRLRERQLKVEREKHDLEKKIRDADFYVLQLTVENDKREAETEKLKKELICAKMAEREATARLLNFLNSGRKSSTDSLLTASTVSQHANVNTVSSSIAAISTPSLTTSSSTNDMETAGGAELTTTASHYASALGDNSSGISDDFEPKEFILTDNEMEQITNEMERSHLEYLRKSKKQVQNQLQTLRSEIAPHKIEENQSNLDILSEAQIKAGENKYSTLKKLKSGSTKARVAFFEEL